A stretch of DNA from Silvanigrella paludirubra:
CAATATTTTTCAAGAAGATTCTGCTTTAGCAATGAATAATGGAATTCCCTATTTTGAACAAGTAAGAAGATCACATAAACTTAAATTTACAGACTATCCTTTTCCTAAAGACTATTCGAGTTGGTTAAAAGATCAATGCCAAAAATAAAGTTACAGCATAATATTAGCCATAATACCAGCCTCATTAGAAAACCATAAATTTCCATTTTGCATAGAATTTATTCGGTTATAATATATTGAAATATTGTTATAATTTCGATCACCATAGGTTAATTTATTTGAAAAACTAAGTCCAATTCCTCTTGTTCCTGTGTCCTTATCCCAAAGCCGATTATAATTAAATTCTAAACCTAAAGATAAATCTTTAATAAAAATTAAAGGAATATCGGCTTCTGCCCTTGTTCCAAAAGACATAAATGCCGCAGGAGACCAGTAATTTGTAGAGATATATTTGTAAGAAGTATTTTCATAACCAATCCCTACCCAAACCCAAGGCACTTCATTAAAAATCCCATATAATAAGGACACATTTGATATCGACTTTTGATTTTGATCGGAAATAAAATAATAATTTTCAATAAATCTTGTGGTTAAATAATCTGTAAAATTAATACTAAAAGAAGTATTTAAAGTTGTTGCTGTTAATCTATAATCAATACCTCCAGGTTGTATATTATAAAAATAAGCATAATCACGATTAAAACTCATATATCCATTAAAATATTCAGAAGCCATAAAATAAGTTTTTATTTCACCTGCATATATTGCTGAAGTATTTTGATTATAGGTATCATATAAACGATGAGCTCCACTTGAAATATCAATCTGTAAATTAGGTGAGAATTTTCGTCCAGCTAATAAATAAACTCTTTGACCATTATAATTCTCATTCGCATTAAATCCTTGAGTAGCTAAAAATGAACCCGAAAAGTCCCATGCCGCAGTTGCTTCATCATCAAAAGGATTTAAAAAATCTCTTCTATTTGTTCTAAATTGAAGATTCTCAGAATGCATATACATATTATCAGATGACTGAAGATAATTATATTGTCCAGTTAAAATTGAAGGTTCTTCACAAAAGACAGAAGTTTCAAATAAAATAAAAATTAAAATAATAAAATATCTTTTCATAATTCTCCTATTTTTTTTCAAATTTTAAAGTTGAATTTTTGGGAATAGTCTTTATTATAATATGACCTATATTTGAATTTTTTTCTTTTTTTATACTTACTCCCTTTTCATTATTCAAAAAATCAAAATCACTTGAGAAGGAGTCAAAATTAATATAAATATTATTTACATCATAAGTATTTAAATTTTTTATTTCTATTGTTAAAGCAGGTTCATAATCTAAATTAATAATTATATTTTCCTTTTCTTGCCACCATTTTGTAAGGCCTATATAATTTGTTTTCCATACATCTCTTTCTTTTAAATATTTTAAAAAATTAGAAACGGCACTTTCTAAATTTTTTGCTGTAATACTTTTAGTTGGAAAATTATAAAAAGCAGCTCCTTTTATTTTTTCAATTTCTGAAAAGCGATCCTTTAATGAATTAAATAATAAATTTGTATTATGAAATTTAGCTGTTTTAAACATGGTATTTTCTTTTAAATTAGATTTGGGAAAATAAACTAAATTTTTGTCATCAATAAATGTAGGTCCCAAACGAAATAAAGATTGATTTCCTACAAAGTAAGACATTTTATTTTGAATAACAGCGTTTAAAGTTGTATTATCAAATTTTAATTGTGGTGGTTTATATCCAAGAACAAACTCTTGAGTGTTTTCTTCTAAAAGAATTCTTGAGCTTTGAATATTTTGAAACTGATATTGTAAATTATTCCCTTGTATGATGGAGTCATTTTCACCCAATGTAGCAAACTCAATACTGTGATCTTCAAGAAATGAATCTGCTCCTTTTAAAAAACTAAAAAAACCTGAGCCACTAGTTTCTTCTTCAATTATTTTTTGATTTTTTGGGACTTGATCCGATGCTATAAAAATAGTCAAAGGAAATTTATTATCTTCAAAAAGTTCAACGTAATTATAACCATAATCTGAATCGTCTTCTATTTCGACTGAAGGAACAAATACAGACTGAGCTCCATTTTTCCAAGCAGAAATGGAAACGATTGGCATTTTCATCACCCATTGTATGCTTTTAGCCATTAATAAATCATTATAATAAAGTTCATTTGCATTTATTTTAGCTGGGTTTGGAGGATCTAAAGCCAGCCAAGCAACTCTTGACTTCAATACATTTGAATATACAGAACGTACAATTTTTTCTTTTGTTGTCATATCTATTTTTGGTTGTGCTTGTGTATTTGATTCAAATACAGAAGAAACACCTCTTTTTGCTAAAGCAATTACTGAATTATCTGTAGGATATGTATTTAAAATAAGCCCTGGTGCTACATCTAAGAATGGAATTGCATTTCCTTCTAAACAAGTCGGAAATGCATTTTTTTTGTCCGTATTTTTTTTAAATTCTACTCCAAATATTCTTTGTGAAAATTGATCTTTATTTTCCGAACCTAATCCATCTAAACTCGCAATGGGCCCTGTCGCTAAAATACCAACGCCATTTAATACAGATTCTTCTATTTCGTCTTTCCATTTTTTACTTAGAGAAATTGCTTGCGGAATTATAAAAATATTAAAATCTTTTGATCTTGTGAAATCATGGACTGTTTTATAATCAATATTATTTCTTTTAAAATAATTTGCCCAATTTTCATAGTTTATATTTTGATTTTTATCAAAATCTTGTATTTTTTCATTCTTGAATAATCCAATTTTTTTATTTTTAAAACTTTTGAATATTTTACTTAATTCTAATTTTTTTTCATCTGAAATAAATTCGAATATTTCTGGATTTTCTAAATTTGTATTTAATTGATATTCTTTTAATAATCCATTTTTAATTAGTTTTTCATAATTTTTAGCGTCAATTGTTTTTTCACCAAGGCGAAAATAACTAAATAAATATCCTGCAATTAAGGAAATAAATATAATTCCACTTATAATAGCAAAAAATCTTGTTAATGTTTTTCTATCGTTTAATTTAGTATCAAATTCATTTGCTTTTTGCTTTTCTTTGATAATGATATGTGGAGCATATTTTTTAAAGAAAACACCTTCCAATATTTGATTATTGTTTTTTTGATTTAATTTAAATAACTGCTTCACTCTATACAAAAAATATGTAACTAGAGTGATAAATAAAGTAGCTAAACACAATGATAATACAAATATACTAAGTATATTTTGGAGTATCAAAGATCCATCCCTTTCCTTTCTAATTTAGACCAAGTCATAGGTAACTGTAAAAACTCATCTAATATTGAAAAAAATTTAATCACTTCCATAGAAAAACCATAGGTAACTCTATTAATTGCAGAATAAAAAATTAAATTAAAGGAACGCTGCTCAGACACAACACAAAATAAAGTCACAGTCATATCTAAAACAACCAATTGATAAAAAAAGTAACCAACAAAATTATGAGAATTATTTATTAAAGTATGCGCAATAGAAAAAATACCAAATGAAAAATTTGCAATTGGTATAAATACCGACTCAATTATCATGTACAAAATAATAAGAAAATTTTTAATACTTTTATGTGGTTTTATTAACCAAATCAAATTTTCACGAATTGCCTGGACAATTCCTCTTGTCCAGCGGTATCTTTGAGAAATTAAGGAATTAAAATCTTCAGGAGCTTCGGTAACAGCAATTAATCCGCCATCATAGACAGTCTTATAACCCGCCATTAATAATCGGATAGTAAGTTCACAGTCTTCTGCAAAAGTATTTGAGCGATATCCACCAACTTCCTGCAAAATTGATTTTCGAAAGATACCAATAGGCCCTGGAATCACAATGACGCTATTTAAAAAAGATTGAGCCGTTTTAAATAAGTTTAATCCAGAAACATATTCAAGTTTTTGAAATGAAGTTATCATATTTTTTACATTGCCAATTTCAACACTTCCTGCAACAGCAGCTATGCGTTCATCACTTTCAAAATATTTCATTCCAATTTTTAACGCTTCTGTATTTAAAACACTATCTGCATCCATGCATAAAACAAAATCACCGTGTGCTTCACTAATAGCTCTATTTAATGCTTCTGCTTTCCCAGCATTTTCTTGATGAATAGCTCTTATTTTTCCTTTTTTTTCTAAAAGGGCAATGGCTTCAATAGTTTCATCTGTAGAACCATCATCCACAATTAAAATTTCAATGTTAGGATAGTCCATTCCAAGTATAGATTTTGCTGCGTTATTTACCACTTTATCTTCGTTATAGCAGGGCATTATTACAGTAACAAGAGGATAGTAATCAATTTTTCCAACTTCTTTTGCAAAAAATTTATTCGCAAAACTCAGCAACAAATGAAAAACAAGTCTTATAAAAAGAAAAAGCATATATATTTTCATTGCATTAAAAGCAAATAATTCGGCTCCAGTTAATTGTTTAAAATCAAAACTTTTAAATAATACAAAAATTAAAAGCGAACAAATAAGTAAAATAATCACAATAATAAAAAACATTTCATTATCTTTTATTTTTCTTTTCACTTTTTTCATAAATCCCATTTCTAACAAAATAAATCTGATGAACATATCGAAATAATTAGAAATTTAAATTATGGTAAAAATTTTCCTATGATCAGCTTCTTGACCTTATAACGCTTTGAATATTTTGATAAAATATATTTACAATTAAGGAAACGCAAATGAGTGAGCTGAACAACACAGAAAATATTGAAAATAAAGAAATAAAACAAGAAGAACAAACAAAACCTATTAAAAAGAAAATTCTCTATATTGACGACGATGAAGTTTCACAAAAAATCATTTCGAAAGCCCTGTCAAAACATTTTGATGTTGTTAGCGAATTGTCTGGAACTAATGCCATGGTTTTAGCCGACAAGGAAAATCCAAATTTAATTTTACTAGATTTAAATATGCCCAATGTAGATGGGTTTGAAATTTTAACTTTTTTAAGAAATCACCCAATTCTATCATCAATTCCTATTATTTGCGTAAGTGGTGATAAAGAAGAAGCAACTCGAAGAAGAGCGAATGAATTAGGTGCTTCAAAATACATGCCAAAGCCTATTGATATTTTGCAAATTTCTAATGATGTCAAAAATCTATTAAATACATTAAATAATAGAATTTCTAGTAATGATAAGCGTATACAAATTTTTATTGGATTTAATTCTGTAGAAAAAGATTTAACTTTGCATAAAGATATTTTAGATGAATATAATAAAGGTGAGAATATATTAATACTTTCAATTCAGGATGGCGCTTCCTTTTTTAAAAATTTAAATATTCCAAATGATTCCTTTGAACTGGGACGTGTTGTTTATTTGCAAATTAAACCTTCCTTAATTTCACGTCTTCCTTATTTAGAAGAACTCTCTTCGGTCATTTTTGATATCAAACGAATGCTAAGTTTTGAATTATCTAGCTTTACCGTTTTTTTTGATGGACCCGATGTTTTATTTAATATGAATGATATTACACAATCAACGTCTATGTTAATATTAGTTGCAAATTCATTTTCTGCTCAGTTTAAAAACATTTATTACTATACTAAGACAAATCAAAATCAAAAAATGTCTGCAAATATTAACACAATGGCAAAAATATTAATAGGAAATTACTAAAAATGAGTCCCATTTTAAAAATATTTAGGATTCTATTTTACAATATTACATTTATTATTACTTGTTTTAATTCATTTTCGTTAGAAAATAATTCATATAATTATTCTGATATAAATTTTAACTTTAGCCCTTATTCTCAAATAACTGAATATGATTTAGGTGAAAAAAGTAATTCCATAATTGAAATTTCAAAAATAAGTAAAATGAATTTTTTTATTTTTGCTTTTATTCAAGATGCTGGTAATTGTAATCCATCATGGGATGGTGATAAAAATAGTTTAATTC
This window harbors:
- a CDS encoding glycosyltransferase family 2 protein — translated: MKKVKRKIKDNEMFFIIVIILLICSLLIFVLFKSFDFKQLTGAELFAFNAMKIYMLFLFIRLVFHLLLSFANKFFAKEVGKIDYYPLVTVIMPCYNEDKVVNNAAKSILGMDYPNIEILIVDDGSTDETIEAIALLEKKGKIRAIHQENAGKAEALNRAISEAHGDFVLCMDADSVLNTEALKIGMKYFESDERIAAVAGSVEIGNVKNMITSFQKLEYVSGLNLFKTAQSFLNSVIVIPGPIGIFRKSILQEVGGYRSNTFAEDCELTIRLLMAGYKTVYDGGLIAVTEAPEDFNSLISQRYRWTRGIVQAIRENLIWLIKPHKSIKNFLIILYMIIESVFIPIANFSFGIFSIAHTLINNSHNFVGYFFYQLVVLDMTVTLFCVVSEQRSFNLIFYSAINRVTYGFSMEVIKFFSILDEFLQLPMTWSKLERKGMDL
- a CDS encoding response regulator; this translates as MSELNNTENIENKEIKQEEQTKPIKKKILYIDDDEVSQKIISKALSKHFDVVSELSGTNAMVLADKENPNLILLDLNMPNVDGFEILTFLRNHPILSSIPIICVSGDKEEATRRRANELGASKYMPKPIDILQISNDVKNLLNTLNNRISSNDKRIQIFIGFNSVEKDLTLHKDILDEYNKGENILILSIQDGASFFKNLNIPNDSFELGRVVYLQIKPSLISRLPYLEELSSVIFDIKRMLSFELSSFTVFFDGPDVLFNMNDITQSTSMLILVANSFSAQFKNIYYYTKTNQNQKMSANINTMAKILIGNY